TTGATAATGCAATAGCGCTCAAAGGTGCATTGTAACCGAAGAGCCCAGCAAGAATTAATGTGGGTGATAAGGCCAGGAGCATGGCCAGTGATGTGGCCAGCATTCCACCAATAATACTCCAAAGCGCATGAGATTTATTCGAGATAAAAATCCCAATTAAAAAACAAATACCTGTAATGGCATTGTTCTGAAAAATGATTTGACCAATACCTTCGAATATCCCCCAGGTTGAGGTGTTTTCGTTAACGAATGCTACAGTTGGCGCTAGATCTAGTGCTGGAGCCAATATCCATATAGCCCATATCACCAGAATGTAGGGTGCAGTATAAGGCGGAAGGATAAAATGAAGCAGCATAAAGCGCATGATTATGACTGCTAAAGCACTTCCACCGACAATCAATAAAAAAGTCATTAGGGATGGAGCATATAATAAGAATATGACTACACCGATCAAAGCTCCATTGTACCCAAATAGTCCATCCTCAATTTGTTTCACGGGATAATTAAAAATATTTGCACAGGCAGTTGAGGTGATAACCCCAATTGCGACCCCTATAGCCATGGTAATAGAGTTAACTGTTACTCCGAGTATGAATAGAAAGCCACTCAAGGCGTTTCTTTGTAGGATGACCTGGCTAATTCCTCTGAAGAGACTGACAAGACAATTTCCGAGTTTTGTAGTTATTGGCTTTATCATAGTATCTCTATTACAGCCTTAATTCGAATTAGTTAGTGTGGC
This DNA window, taken from Microbulbifer sp. MKSA007, encodes the following:
- a CDS encoding urea transporter: MIKPITTKLGNCLVSLFRGISQVILQRNALSGFLFILGVTVNSITMAIGVAIGVITSTACANIFNYPVKQIEDGLFGYNGALIGVVIFLLYAPSLMTFLLIVGGSALAVIIMRFMLLHFILPPYTAPYILVIWAIWILAPALDLAPTVAFVNENTSTWGIFEGIGQIIFQNNAITGICFLIGIFISNKSHALWSIIGGMLATSLAMLLALSPTLILAGLFGYNAPLSAIALSNGRKRWLAPIAGSILTVPIAMAFMSANIIVLTAPFVIASWIILLIQRKLTLTH